One window of Pelobates fuscus isolate aPelFus1 chromosome 9, aPelFus1.pri, whole genome shotgun sequence genomic DNA carries:
- the ZFP36 gene encoding mRNA decay activator protein ZFP36, whose product MSSMLDIHTLYQNLHNLSLSEEFDTPKERSFQGPQRRHSCAPDLHDEKRWTIPDPWIVETSRSPFRSDRSVSLIEGSRSALPPPPPGFPPLNNALTSLPAPSPRYKTELCRTFSETGTCKYGSKCQFAHGIIELREPNRHPKYKTELCHKYYLYGDCPYGSRCNFIHHPSEHGAPQQVLRQSLSYSGVPTRRRSPTPPGFPDPASFTRAPSVSPPPSEMFFSPAPSEARSHVSSLKSSEPCSRCCSCRCSRAGNVTQDPFSHSILFRSPSSSSLPETECYSSGSESPVFEMKCQVPPPTSKRLPIFNRLSVSD is encoded by the exons ATGTCCTCCATGTTGGATATCCACACACTCTACCAG AATTTACACAACCTGAGCCTTTCTGAAGAGTTTGATACTCCTAAAGAGAGAAGCTTTCAAGGACCCCAGCGGAGACATTCCTGTGCCCCCGACCTCCATGATGAGAAACGTTGGACCATTCCTGATCCTTGGATCGTTGAAACGTCACGGTCACCCTTCAGATCTGATCGTTCTGTGAGCTTAATTGAGGGGTCCCGGTCTGcacttcctcctcctccaccaggATTTCCACCACTGAATAATGCACTGACTTCACTTCCAGCCCCCTCCCCACGCTACAAAACTGAGTTATGTCGCACTTTCTCTGAAACAGGAACCTGTAAATATGGTTCCAAGTGCCAGTTTGCCCATGGTATCATAGAACTGCGAGAGCCAAACCGTCACCCTAAATATAAGACTGAGCTTTGCCACAAATATTACTTGTATGGAGATTGCCCATATGGGTCCCGCTGCAACTTCATTCATCATCCCAGTGAACACGGAGCTCCTCAACAAGTTTTACGTCAGAGCCTCAGCTATTCCGGTGTGCCAACCAGAAGGCGCTCCCCAACTCCACCAGGTTTCCCGGACCCAGCCTCTTTCACCAGAGCtccctctgtctcccctcctccttcTGAAATGTTCTTCTCTCCTGCACCGTCTGAGGCCAGAAGCCATGTTTCTTCCTTGAAATCCTCTGAGCCTTGTTCCAGATGCTGCTCGTGCCGTTGTTCCCGTGCTGGGAACGTTACTCAGGACCCATTTTCTCACTCTATTCTCTTCCGTTCCCCATCCTCAAGCTCACTGCCAGAGACAGAATGTTACAGCAGTGGCTCCGAGTCACCAGTCTTTGAGATGAAATGCCAggtgcccccacccaccagcaAAAGATTGCCCATATTCAATCGCCTATCAGTGTCCGACTGA